The Streptomyces sp. NBC_00344 genome includes a window with the following:
- a CDS encoding ATP-dependent Clp protease proteolytic subunit, with product MNRPSARAAVLAAGTPGKRMALPGARIVIQHPAIEEPVRDRPRDLDVHAEELRQLPQRRSVMVRPIARHTGRDAGRITGGMERCTVFDAPAARTRRPVDLVLDSSEPFPSTPAG from the coding sequence ATGAACCGACCTTCCGCCCGCGCGGCGGTCCTGGCGGCGGGCACGCCCGGAAAGCGGATGGCGCTTCCGGGCGCGCGCATCGTGATACAGCACCCCGCCATCGAAGAGCCGGTGCGGGACCGGCCCCGTGACCTGGACGTCCATGCCGAGGAGTTGCGGCAGTTGCCGCAAAGGCGCAGCGTGATGGTGCGGCCGATCGCCCGCCATACCGGGCGGGACGCCGGGCGGATCACGGGCGGCATGGAGCGGTGCACGGTGTTCGACGCCCCGGCGGCCCGGACCCGTCGCCCGGTGGACTTGGTGCTGGACAGCAGCGAGCCCTTCCCGAGTACACCGGCAGGGTGA
- a CDS encoding type II toxin-antitoxin system Phd/YefM family antitoxin: MVYEIPVTQARAELADLINRVVYGGERVVVTRHGKPLAALVSAADLERLEKAEAAGEERATGSLSSVRMTSAPGEHGRFGGVAEHRER; this comes from the coding sequence ATGGTCTACGAGATTCCGGTGACGCAAGCCCGAGCAGAGCTCGCCGATCTGATCAACCGTGTCGTATACGGCGGGGAACGAGTGGTCGTGACCCGTCACGGCAAGCCACTGGCCGCCCTCGTCTCCGCTGCCGACCTGGAACGACTCGAGAAGGCCGAGGCTGCGGGCGAGGAGCGGGCGACCGGTTCTCTCTCCTCGGTCCGCATGACTTCAGCCCCCGGTGAACACGGGCGTTTCGGTGGCGTCGCCGAGCACCGCGAACGTTGA
- a CDS encoding urease subunit gamma, which yields MQLTPHEQERLLIHVAADVAEKRRSRGLRLNHPEAVALITSHILEGARDGRTVADLMASGRRVLSREDVMEGIAEMIHDVQVEATFPDGTKLVTVHEPIV from the coding sequence GTGCAACTGACACCCCATGAGCAGGAGCGCCTGCTCATTCACGTGGCGGCCGACGTGGCCGAGAAGCGCCGGTCGCGAGGTCTGCGGCTCAATCACCCCGAGGCGGTCGCCCTGATCACCTCGCACATCCTCGAGGGCGCGAGGGACGGCCGGACCGTGGCCGATCTGATGGCGTCCGGACGCCGGGTGCTCAGCCGGGAGGACGTCATGGAAGGCATCGCGGAGATGATCCACGATGTCCAGGTCGAAGCGACCTTTCCGGACGGCACCAAGCTCGTCACCGTTCATGAGCCGATCGTCTGA
- a CDS encoding urease subunit beta, which translates to MIPGEILYANDPLPLNEGRRITRLTVLNAADRPVQIGSHYHFAEANPALRFDRDAAHGQRLNIAAGTAVRFEPGVPVAVELVPIAGLRIVAGLRGETAGALDG; encoded by the coding sequence ATGATTCCGGGAGAGATCCTTTACGCGAACGACCCGCTGCCCCTCAACGAGGGCCGTCGGATCACCCGCCTCACCGTGCTCAACGCCGCGGACCGGCCCGTCCAGATCGGCTCCCACTACCATTTCGCGGAAGCGAACCCGGCTCTGCGGTTCGACCGCGACGCGGCGCACGGGCAGCGGCTGAACATCGCCGCCGGGACCGCGGTGCGTTTCGAGCCCGGGGTCCCGGTCGCCGTCGAACTCGTTCCCATCGCGGGGCTGCGCATCGTCGCGGGCCTGCGGGGAGAGACCGCGGGAGCTCTCGATGGCTGA
- a CDS encoding urease subunit alpha — MADITRAVYADLFGPTTGDRIRLADTALLIEIEEDRCGGPGRAGDEAVFGGGKVIRESMGQSRVTRAEGAPDTVITGAVILDHWGVVKADIGIRDGRISGIGKAGNPDTMDGVHADLVIGPETEVIAGNGRILTAGAIDAHVHFISPTLVDQALSSGITTLVGGGTGPAEGTKATTVTPGPWHLARMFEALEGYPVNVGLLGKGNTMSREAMHSQLRAGALGFKIHEDWGATPAVIDACLGVCEETGAQLAIHTDTLNEAGFVGDTLAAIAGRSIHAYHTEGAGGGHAPDIITVVSEPNVLPSSTNPTRPHTVNTIEEHLDMLMVCHHLNPAVPEDLAFAESRIRPSTIAAEDVLHDLGAISIVSSDSQAMGRIGEVALRTWQTAHVMKLRRGALPGDGRADNHRARRYVAKYTINPAVAQGLDGEIGSVESGKLADLVLWEPAFFGVKPHLVLKGGQIAYAQMGDANASIPTPQPVLPRPMFGAKGRAPSANSVNFVTQSALDDGLTERLALGKDFVAIRNTRSVGKADMRQNDAMPHVEVDADTFTVAIDGERVEPAPAAELPMAQRYFLF; from the coding sequence ATGGCTGACATCACGCGTGCCGTGTACGCCGACCTCTTCGGCCCCACCACGGGGGACCGCATCCGCCTCGCCGACACCGCTCTCCTGATCGAGATCGAGGAGGACCGCTGCGGAGGCCCCGGGCGGGCCGGTGACGAAGCGGTGTTCGGCGGCGGCAAGGTGATCCGTGAGTCGATGGGCCAGTCGCGGGTCACCCGCGCGGAGGGCGCCCCCGACACCGTTATCACCGGCGCCGTGATCCTCGACCACTGGGGCGTCGTCAAGGCGGACATCGGCATCCGGGACGGACGTATCAGCGGGATCGGCAAGGCGGGGAACCCGGACACCATGGACGGCGTCCATGCCGATCTGGTCATCGGCCCGGAGACCGAAGTCATCGCCGGCAACGGCAGGATCCTCACGGCCGGCGCCATCGACGCGCATGTGCACTTCATCTCACCAACCCTGGTCGACCAGGCGCTGTCCTCCGGGATCACGACGCTCGTCGGCGGTGGCACCGGCCCCGCGGAGGGCACCAAGGCGACCACCGTGACGCCCGGGCCCTGGCACCTTGCCCGGATGTTCGAGGCTCTGGAGGGATACCCGGTGAACGTCGGGCTGCTCGGCAAGGGCAACACGATGTCCCGCGAGGCCATGCACTCCCAACTGCGCGCGGGCGCACTGGGATTCAAGATCCATGAGGACTGGGGGGCGACACCGGCCGTCATCGACGCATGTCTGGGTGTCTGTGAGGAGACAGGGGCCCAGCTCGCCATTCATACCGACACGCTGAACGAAGCAGGGTTCGTCGGTGACACCCTGGCAGCCATCGCCGGACGCTCCATTCACGCCTACCACACCGAGGGCGCGGGAGGCGGCCACGCTCCGGACATCATCACGGTCGTATCCGAACCGAACGTACTGCCCAGCTCCACCAATCCGACCCGGCCGCACACCGTCAACACCATCGAGGAACACCTCGACATGCTGATGGTCTGCCACCACCTCAACCCGGCGGTTCCGGAGGACCTGGCCTTCGCCGAATCCAGGATCCGGCCGTCCACCATCGCGGCCGAGGATGTTCTGCACGACCTCGGCGCCATCTCGATCGTCTCATCCGACTCCCAGGCGATGGGCCGCATCGGGGAGGTCGCGCTGCGTACCTGGCAGACCGCGCACGTCATGAAGCTGCGCAGGGGCGCCTTGCCCGGCGACGGCAGGGCGGACAACCACCGGGCACGTCGCTATGTCGCCAAATACACCATCAACCCGGCGGTGGCGCAGGGACTCGACGGCGAGATCGGATCCGTGGAAAGCGGGAAGCTGGCCGATCTGGTGCTCTGGGAGCCGGCGTTCTTCGGTGTCAAACCACACCTGGTGCTCAAAGGCGGCCAGATCGCATACGCGCAGATGGGAGACGCCAACGCGTCCATCCCCACCCCCCAACCGGTGCTTCCCAGGCCCATGTTCGGCGCCAAGGGGCGAGCGCCGTCGGCCAATTCGGTCAACTTCGTCACACAGTCGGCGCTCGACGACGGTCTGACCGAACGCCTTGCCCTCGGCAAGGATTTCGTGGCGATCCGTAACACCCGCTCCGTCGGCAAGGCGGACATGCGACAGAACGACGCCATGCCGCACGTCGAGGTCGATGCCGACACCTTCACCGTGGCGATCGACGGCGAGCGGGTCGAACCCGCACCCGCCGCCGAACTTCCCATGGCCCAGCGGTACTTCCTCTTCTGA